In a genomic window of Microterricola viridarii:
- a CDS encoding ROK family transcriptional regulator, translating into MLTPNAQRLLRALVMNGPAYRADLARTLDVSRATVTNLTSRLQADGWIEEPDHEPGLLKNLIGTSPRLGVLGSIMFLVDTCTVTLSGLDGRLLGEFTLLGSSGTSAADRMAAGADLVDRLMAEHDLPASSLRALHLAVDTQMDARSGDIYAQRASSRWFGVNPMEYFATRLGVPVYVQNSARLEGLAEYLWGTGRGHSNMLYVEVSYGVTSGHIAGGIIQSGARGGAGELGHTVYDWNGPLCTCGNAGCLMQYVSIPAVLRDYETATGVRVDWADFCALVTAEDGTATSLAKRAATVLGRILVNTCHVLDPEVVVISGQIALSLPSFVDDVATTIREHALPLVGRNVEVLRSQLADLHTATARAGIDSLRAIDEVVTAVTTI; encoded by the coding sequence ATGCTCACCCCCAACGCGCAGCGACTCCTGCGCGCGCTGGTTATGAACGGGCCCGCCTACCGCGCCGACCTGGCGCGAACGCTGGACGTCTCGCGCGCGACGGTCACCAATTTGACCAGCAGGCTGCAGGCCGATGGCTGGATCGAGGAACCGGACCACGAGCCGGGCCTGCTCAAGAATCTGATTGGCACCTCGCCTCGCCTCGGCGTGCTCGGCTCCATCATGTTCCTCGTCGACACATGCACGGTCACGCTCTCCGGGCTCGATGGGCGATTGTTAGGAGAGTTTACACTTCTGGGATCGTCGGGAACGTCTGCAGCAGATCGAATGGCGGCGGGCGCCGACCTCGTGGACCGCCTGATGGCCGAGCACGACCTCCCCGCGTCCTCGCTGCGCGCCCTGCACCTGGCCGTCGACACTCAGATGGATGCCCGCTCCGGTGACATCTACGCGCAGCGCGCGTCGAGCCGCTGGTTCGGGGTGAACCCGATGGAGTACTTCGCGACCCGGCTCGGCGTCCCGGTGTACGTGCAGAACTCGGCGCGGCTCGAGGGCCTGGCCGAGTACCTCTGGGGCACGGGGCGCGGGCACTCCAACATGCTCTACGTCGAGGTGAGCTACGGCGTCACCTCCGGTCACATCGCCGGCGGCATCATCCAGTCCGGAGCCCGCGGCGGCGCCGGCGAACTTGGCCACACCGTCTATGACTGGAACGGCCCGCTGTGCACGTGCGGCAATGCGGGCTGCCTGATGCAGTACGTCTCGATCCCGGCGGTGCTTCGTGACTACGAGACCGCCACCGGGGTGCGCGTGGACTGGGCCGATTTCTGCGCACTGGTGACCGCGGAGGATGGCACGGCGACGTCGCTGGCGAAACGTGCGGCCACCGTGCTCGGTCGAATCCTGGTGAACACCTGCCATGTGCTCGACCCCGAGGTCGTCGTCATTAGCGGCCAGATCGCCCTCTCCCTGCCTTCCTTCGTCGACGACGTCGCCACAACCATACGAGAGCACGCCCTTCCGCTGGTTGGCCGAAATGTCGAGGTCCTTCGCTCTCAGCTGGCCGACCTGCACACGGCGACCGCACGCGCGGGCATCGACTCGCTGCGCGCGATTGACGAGGTGGTGACGGCCGTCACCACCATCTAG
- a CDS encoding family 20 glycosylhydrolase, translating into MHNLPAVLVGPVGDRSSRFAWRGLMIDSARTRHTVPVIKQVIALAARYGFNRLHWHLTDDQGWRFDVPEYPRLTEAAAYLPRGNFDDYDSLLGDTRQRAIDEAPEKWTNGYYTDDEIADVVAHASAHGIVIVPEVDVPGHMKAAIEVYPELGRPVGLPLPEGSMREHMWWPARNDLLWPTDAARDFVASIMRRVAELFPGPYVHIGGDECAYQQWSSDPQMGEWLALRGVSGVEALQAWFMDGAASVLKENGKSVAVWDEACEIWDAEDTLVVAWDEARGMERIGRASQPYIFADARTLYLNRVDPDSPQPQKGMIPAISVDDLLTAPWPETRDERCIGIQACVWSEFVLDGADLTSLLFPRLLAVAERIWNPNLDVVQAREAIARECEVLKAFGHLDTPTVTPDEMVMANGT; encoded by the coding sequence ATGCACAACCTCCCCGCTGTCCTCGTCGGTCCCGTCGGCGATCGCAGCTCTCGCTTCGCCTGGCGCGGCCTGATGATCGACTCCGCTCGCACCCGTCACACCGTTCCGGTGATCAAGCAGGTCATTGCCCTCGCGGCTCGCTACGGCTTCAATCGCCTGCACTGGCATCTGACCGATGACCAGGGATGGCGTTTCGACGTGCCCGAGTACCCCCGCCTCACCGAGGCGGCGGCTTACCTGCCGCGAGGCAACTTCGACGATTACGACTCGCTGCTGGGGGACACCCGGCAGCGCGCCATCGACGAGGCCCCGGAGAAGTGGACGAACGGCTACTACACCGATGACGAGATCGCGGATGTCGTTGCCCACGCGTCCGCGCACGGCATCGTGATCGTGCCCGAGGTGGATGTTCCCGGCCACATGAAGGCCGCCATTGAGGTTTATCCCGAACTTGGCCGCCCGGTGGGGCTCCCATTGCCGGAGGGCTCAATGCGCGAACACATGTGGTGGCCGGCGCGCAACGACCTGCTCTGGCCGACGGATGCCGCTCGAGACTTCGTTGCCAGCATCATGCGCCGCGTCGCAGAGTTGTTCCCCGGGCCTTACGTGCACATTGGGGGCGACGAGTGCGCCTACCAGCAGTGGTCCTCCGACCCGCAGATGGGGGAGTGGCTCGCACTTCGCGGGGTGTCGGGCGTCGAAGCGCTGCAGGCCTGGTTCATGGACGGAGCCGCGAGCGTGCTGAAGGAGAACGGCAAGTCCGTCGCCGTCTGGGACGAAGCGTGCGAGATCTGGGACGCCGAAGACACGCTCGTCGTGGCGTGGGATGAAGCACGAGGGATGGAACGGATCGGGCGGGCCAGCCAGCCGTACATCTTCGCGGACGCCCGCACCCTGTACCTGAACCGAGTAGACCCCGACTCGCCGCAGCCACAGAAGGGGATGATCCCCGCGATCTCGGTGGATGACCTGCTGACGGCGCCGTGGCCGGAGACACGCGACGAGCGCTGCATCGGAATCCAGGCCTGCGTCTGGTCAGAGTTCGTCTTGGACGGTGCCGACCTCACCTCGCTGCTGTTCCCACGATTGCTCGCTGTGGCCGAACGAATCTGGAACCCGAATCTTGACGTCGTGCAGGCCCGGGAGGCCATCGCGCGCGAATGCGAAGTCCTGAAGGCCTTTGGGCATCTGGACACACCCACAGTGACCCCTGACGAAATGGTGATGGCGAATGGAACGTAG
- a CDS encoding carbohydrate ABC transporter permease: MTTQEARTSQATAKTMNSASSASKAGAGTTAGSTLRRLSRKWGFSHPLANLGGLLIVILWLIPVYWMVNSAFQSESELMAWPPHLVPQEFTWDNFFTAFTNPNFWPALSSSLIAGALTVLFASGGALLAAFALSRFRFRGRTMMIIAILVVQMIPAEALFISQYRMLDGWGLLNSVIGLSVLYIGTIVPFIAWMMRGFVDGIPIELEEAAMVDGCSRVGAFRRVTLPLLAPGIISTSVFGFLFAWNEYTLALIVLSKDSAVTLPIWLQSYQQGLKATDWGGVMAGATLIAIPVIIIFVIVQNKISQGMVAGAVKG, encoded by the coding sequence ATGACCACTCAAGAAGCCCGTACATCACAGGCCACCGCGAAGACCATGAACTCCGCCAGCTCGGCCAGCAAGGCCGGAGCCGGCACCACCGCTGGCTCCACGCTGCGGCGGCTGAGCCGGAAGTGGGGCTTCTCACACCCACTCGCCAACCTCGGCGGCCTCCTCATCGTGATCCTGTGGTTGATCCCGGTCTACTGGATGGTGAACTCGGCCTTCCAGTCCGAATCCGAGCTCATGGCATGGCCCCCACACCTGGTGCCGCAGGAGTTCACCTGGGACAACTTCTTCACCGCCTTCACCAACCCGAACTTCTGGCCGGCGCTGAGCTCCTCGTTGATCGCCGGGGCGCTGACCGTGCTCTTCGCCTCCGGTGGCGCGCTCCTCGCCGCCTTCGCCCTGTCCCGCTTCCGCTTCCGCGGCCGGACGATGATGATCATCGCGATCCTCGTCGTGCAGATGATCCCCGCCGAGGCGCTGTTCATCTCGCAGTACCGCATGCTCGACGGTTGGGGCCTGCTCAACTCGGTCATCGGTCTGTCCGTTCTTTACATCGGCACCATCGTGCCGTTCATCGCCTGGATGATGCGCGGATTCGTCGATGGCATCCCGATCGAGCTCGAAGAGGCCGCCATGGTCGACGGTTGCTCCCGGGTCGGCGCCTTCCGCCGGGTGACGCTTCCGCTGCTGGCACCCGGAATCATTTCCACCTCCGTGTTCGGCTTCCTCTTCGCGTGGAACGAGTACACGCTCGCCCTCATCGTGCTGTCGAAGGACTCCGCGGTCACGCTGCCGATCTGGCTGCAGTCCTACCAGCAGGGCCTGAAGGCGACCGACTGGGGCGGGGTCATGGCCGGTGCCACGCTGATCGCCATCCCGGTGATCATCATCTTCGTCATCGTTCAGAACAAAATCTCGCAGGGCATGGTCGCCGGCGCGGTGAAGGGCTAG
- a CDS encoding extracellular solute-binding protein encodes MLSLAACSSTETTGSGSPVADASTGTVRMWVMEGSLSAESQTFLTEEFAAANPGSELKIEVQQWDGIVSKLQTSLASKNESPDLVEIGNTQTATFTTVGAFADITDLKAQLGGEDLIPSFVDAATVDGKTYAYPLYAGARGVYYRTDLFENAGIAVPQTIEQFHDAAVDLQTANPDAAADFSGMYLAAVDPHGVESYLFAQGFEYATQKGGEWVGQASAPQSLEALTSLQDLFQNGTKYALDSQAGQKSFERYFNDGSTGMLIGTGNIGTKIDQALWDEGKVGVLAIPSTEPGVPGATFAGGSNIALATNSQNPELAKKALDVIFAEGFQKLLAEEGWVPGNTAYAADVAGPFGQIAGEIITNSKLTPNSAEWGVAFGSTQLNEFFTRIAKGEDVEAVAKAFDDQLNAALNK; translated from the coding sequence ATGCTTTCACTCGCTGCCTGCAGCTCGACCGAGACAACGGGCTCGGGCTCGCCGGTCGCTGACGCCAGCACCGGCACGGTCCGGATGTGGGTCATGGAGGGATCGCTCTCCGCAGAAAGCCAGACGTTCCTCACAGAGGAGTTCGCCGCGGCGAACCCCGGCAGCGAGCTGAAGATCGAGGTCCAGCAGTGGGACGGCATCGTCTCCAAGCTGCAGACGTCGCTCGCGTCGAAAAACGAGAGCCCCGACCTCGTCGAGATCGGCAACACCCAGACCGCAACCTTCACCACGGTGGGCGCATTCGCCGACATCACCGATCTGAAGGCCCAGCTCGGCGGCGAGGACCTCATCCCGTCCTTCGTGGATGCTGCCACGGTCGACGGCAAGACCTACGCGTACCCGCTGTACGCCGGCGCGCGCGGCGTCTACTACCGCACGGACCTCTTCGAGAACGCCGGCATCGCGGTGCCGCAGACCATCGAGCAGTTCCACGATGCCGCCGTCGACCTGCAGACGGCGAACCCGGATGCCGCGGCCGACTTCTCGGGAATGTACCTCGCCGCGGTCGACCCGCACGGGGTCGAGTCCTACCTGTTCGCGCAGGGGTTCGAGTACGCCACGCAGAAGGGCGGCGAATGGGTTGGCCAGGCCTCCGCGCCCCAGTCGCTCGAGGCGCTCACGTCGCTGCAGGACCTGTTCCAGAACGGCACGAAGTACGCCCTTGACTCGCAGGCCGGCCAGAAGTCCTTCGAGCGCTACTTCAACGACGGTTCGACCGGCATGCTCATCGGCACCGGCAATATCGGCACGAAGATCGACCAGGCGCTGTGGGACGAGGGCAAGGTCGGCGTGCTCGCGATCCCGTCCACCGAGCCCGGCGTGCCCGGAGCCACCTTCGCGGGTGGGTCGAACATCGCCCTCGCCACGAACTCGCAGAACCCGGAGCTCGCCAAGAAGGCGCTCGACGTGATCTTCGCCGAGGGCTTCCAGAAGCTGCTGGCCGAGGAGGGCTGGGTGCCCGGCAACACGGCATACGCCGCCGATGTCGCGGGGCCGTTCGGCCAGATCGCCGGGGAGATCATCACCAACTCCAAGCTGACCCCGAACAGCGCTGAATGGGGCGTCGCCTTCGGCAGCACGCAGCTGAACGAGTTCTTCACCCGAATCGCCAAGGGTGAAGACGTCGAGGCTGTCGCAAAGGCCTTCGACGACCAGCTGAACGCGGCTCTCAACAAGTAA
- a CDS encoding glycosyltransferase family 2 protein: MRKWNFSRWAGLSIAGLVTAAAGLLWFAVAARVEGGEGAASSSGLLLGLWSVLYNTQAPSESAVFAAIALALLLAAGIAIIERRIATRYRRSSDGTSTPLAPKIIMAATRGVFAGPITITVLIPAHNEEASLPDTLDSLFSQSPPPDRVIVVADNCTDGTERVAAARGVEVFRSVGNAHKKAGALNQALAVLLPDQGDNDVVMIMDADTQLDGGFLAAAASRFASDRALMAVGGLFYGEPGHGLIGQFQRNEYIRYSRELKRRRGRVFVLTGTASLFRAVGLRAVASGRGTSLPGIPGDVYDTAALTEDNELTIALKSLGGLITSPSECTVVTELMPTWRTLWNQRLRWQRGALENLGAYGVKPQTVRYWAQQLGIGYGVIALFGYLSLLLVMALSLDTWVWFPFWLGIGAVFTLERVVTVWKGGWRARLLAVLLIPELCFDMFLNCVYVKGILDSAIGRRAAWTHLQHEARAEEEEEVAR; the protein is encoded by the coding sequence GTGAGGAAATGGAACTTCAGCCGGTGGGCCGGCCTCAGCATCGCCGGCCTGGTCACGGCGGCCGCGGGCCTGTTGTGGTTCGCAGTGGCGGCCAGGGTTGAGGGCGGCGAGGGCGCCGCAAGCTCTTCGGGCCTGCTCCTGGGGCTGTGGAGCGTGCTCTACAACACGCAGGCTCCCAGCGAGAGCGCCGTGTTCGCCGCCATCGCGTTGGCCCTGCTGCTGGCCGCGGGAATCGCGATCATCGAGCGGCGTATCGCCACCCGCTATCGGCGCTCCTCCGACGGCACGTCGACTCCGCTGGCGCCCAAGATCATCATGGCTGCCACCCGGGGCGTCTTCGCCGGCCCCATCACCATCACCGTCTTGATCCCCGCGCACAACGAGGAGGCGTCGCTCCCGGACACGCTGGACTCGTTGTTCTCACAGTCGCCGCCCCCCGACCGGGTGATCGTGGTGGCCGACAACTGCACCGACGGCACGGAGCGCGTCGCGGCCGCCCGCGGCGTCGAGGTCTTCCGGTCCGTCGGCAACGCGCACAAGAAGGCCGGCGCCCTGAACCAGGCTCTGGCGGTGCTCCTGCCCGATCAAGGGGACAACGATGTTGTGATGATCATGGATGCCGACACGCAGCTCGACGGCGGCTTCCTGGCCGCTGCGGCGTCGCGATTCGCGAGCGACCGCGCGCTGATGGCCGTCGGCGGCCTGTTCTACGGGGAGCCGGGCCATGGCCTGATCGGACAGTTCCAACGGAACGAGTACATCCGGTACTCGCGTGAGCTGAAGCGGCGGCGCGGCCGGGTCTTCGTGCTGACGGGCACCGCCTCGCTGTTCCGAGCCGTCGGGTTGCGGGCCGTGGCATCAGGCCGAGGGACCTCGCTGCCCGGCATCCCCGGCGACGTGTACGACACCGCGGCCCTGACCGAGGACAACGAGCTGACGATCGCCTTGAAATCGCTCGGCGGGTTGATCACCTCGCCGTCGGAGTGCACCGTGGTCACTGAGCTGATGCCGACGTGGCGCACCCTGTGGAACCAGCGGCTGCGCTGGCAGCGTGGCGCTCTGGAGAACCTCGGGGCCTACGGCGTCAAGCCGCAAACCGTGCGGTACTGGGCCCAGCAACTGGGCATCGGCTACGGCGTCATCGCGCTGTTCGGCTACCTGTCGCTCCTTCTCGTCATGGCGCTGTCGCTGGACACCTGGGTGTGGTTCCCATTCTGGCTGGGCATCGGCGCTGTGTTCACGCTCGAGCGCGTCGTCACGGTGTGGAAGGGCGGATGGCGCGCCCGGCTGTTGGCCGTGCTGCTGATCCCCGAGCTGTGCTTCGACATGTTCTTGAACTGTGTCTACGTGAAGGGCATTCTCGACAGCGCGATCGGGCGCCGGGCGGCGTGGACGCACCTTCAGCATGAGGCGAGAGCCGAAGAAGAGGAAGAGGTCGCTCGGTGA
- a CDS encoding carbohydrate ABC transporter permease, translating into MLLAPATLLIAVALGYPLVRQAIMSFQHFGLAQQFGQPAEWAGLSNYVTILTDPYFWSVFLKSVLFCIWTAGMTMALGVGFAVLMLRMNAVVRTIFNTTLIVVWAMPALASLTVWQWLVDPRSGLLNYGLTAIGLDGFRDFNWLGGNFWTFYLIASAVIIWASIPLVAITIYAALAQVPKEMLEASEIDGASNFQQVVRIMLPTIAPVISLIAVLQVIWDLRVFTQIHVLQQAGGIASETHLLGTYVYETGIAQGDYGVASALAMIILALTLILTGRYLQMLYRQGGMV; encoded by the coding sequence ATGCTCCTCGCGCCCGCGACACTCCTGATCGCCGTCGCGCTCGGCTACCCGCTTGTGCGCCAGGCCATCATGTCCTTCCAACATTTCGGTCTCGCGCAGCAATTCGGGCAGCCGGCCGAGTGGGCCGGGCTGTCGAACTACGTCACGATCCTCACCGATCCCTACTTCTGGAGCGTCTTCCTCAAATCGGTGCTGTTCTGCATCTGGACAGCCGGGATGACGATGGCGCTCGGCGTCGGCTTCGCGGTGCTCATGCTGCGGATGAACGCCGTGGTGCGCACCATCTTCAACACGACCCTCATCGTCGTGTGGGCGATGCCGGCGCTCGCCTCGCTCACCGTATGGCAGTGGCTCGTGGACCCACGGTCGGGCCTGCTGAACTACGGCCTGACGGCGATCGGCCTCGACGGCTTCAGAGACTTCAACTGGCTGGGAGGCAACTTCTGGACCTTCTACCTCATCGCCTCCGCCGTCATCATCTGGGCCTCGATCCCGCTGGTGGCGATCACGATCTACGCGGCCCTCGCGCAGGTGCCGAAGGAGATGCTCGAGGCATCCGAGATCGACGGCGCCTCCAACTTCCAACAGGTCGTCCGGATCATGCTCCCGACGATCGCCCCCGTCATCTCGCTCATCGCCGTGCTGCAAGTCATCTGGGATCTGCGGGTCTTCACCCAGATCCACGTGCTGCAGCAGGCGGGTGGTATCGCAAGCGAAACCCACCTGCTCGGCACATACGTCTACGAGACCGGCATCGCGCAGGGTGACTACGGGGTGGCGTCGGCGCTGGCCATGATCATTCTCGCCCTCACCCTGATCCTGACCGGACGTTATCTGCAGATGCTCTACCGCCAGGGAGGGATGGTCTGA
- a CDS encoding right-handed parallel beta-helix repeat-containing protein has translation MERRYRAALVASTLTALLLSAFPLGAESASAENSAAAAGVVKADDTGAEPRLLFEDDFAANDGAKWIATASNAASSVRFADSMVTITGGGPENRILSNAEILSNTFTLSADLFINAGNTNSAIKFGFFASASAASRYQVTYDGPKKLLRLERVENGAVSVLGSPASVNLGMNTGGTPHAISIEVADDRVRVSVNGNDHLDVANTGAASAAPGRILVAAQFPNQDFSVDTLRVVTSEAEHVGTYTVELATKTDGITDTSPSAAGGTLSANRASGDAGDVVTLSHTVRPGYVFDGYESLRRDTGTSTDGLLTITDNRFTLDDKTGSVIIIATFLTEADDPNVVFKDYFEGPLNEHGAYTIPAPGDVRITDGEFEIAPTQGPSHVVVDSTAWAQPLNYRITFDARKANGSAGTMQVAFRGDGIDDRYVLALNGSKALLRRLDGAGANVELTSVGYNFDSTMRRIVIDVTGATVSVSANGAPVLSYTNGDDGARDAANWSGLAPALILSNLTPGAPVLFDNVKVARTPVYIRASVEATNAGEPDPDHESGSVVLSAHRTAAGETLSWMAYPKGGFAFAGMSFNGQPLGGERFVVPEGTTDDVMLVADFVPVATTPTRYFVDPAAGDDAGAGTSAGEAWGSLLPLDRVLNPGDQILLKRGSVFEGTAAALSFRGSGTVQRPIVIGSYGEGDRPQLNGAGQVENVIGLYNQEHISISGLEITNLDAQFDSSFGLNASTNRQKNLRAVNVSARDFGVVRGISLTDLYIHDVNGNLNSKWNGGIFFDVGATVENGELRGVPTKFDGVRIEGNTLERVDRSGIKLVSSAWANQSLQNAPDTPLHWYPSTDVVVRDNQFRYMGGDAITVRDTDGALVEHNLVRHSRYQNTGYNAGIWPFQATNTVIQYNEVSNTHGVQDGQGLDTDHVSAHTVMQYNYSHDNEGGFMLVMNGFPHTAPTIRYNISQDDADKTFEFARGTAAGTMIYNNTIYSSTTLQGPRGGVLDLANSAAGTGNREVFIFNNVFHYPAGQKFYVGEAATMKTKAKLFNNAYSGGIAVPDEEEQAITAQLQLPGVGSAPADNLGSSSPLTGGNAGDHFAGYAPGADSALRNAGVSIEQILAHYGGTATDRRAMDPTQIHEQALRGESIDFAAGRNLPEINGVRYDTDFLGSPLPEPAAARAAGSPDGITIGAIQFQVEVPGTDPGPGTDPGPGTDPGTDPGPGTDPGPGTDPGTDPGPGTEPDTDPGTGSGEPSEPGVPPALETGSESSASQPESAPTGSPLPATGAGWTCALAAVGILLLGSGLLLRRVRNSA, from the coding sequence ATGGAACGTAGGTATCGTGCTGCACTCGTAGCCTCCACACTGACGGCGCTGCTTCTCAGCGCCTTTCCGCTCGGTGCCGAATCCGCATCGGCCGAGAATTCGGCGGCGGCCGCCGGAGTCGTCAAGGCTGACGACACCGGCGCCGAGCCGCGGCTGCTTTTCGAGGATGACTTCGCCGCCAATGACGGCGCGAAGTGGATCGCCACCGCCAGCAACGCCGCCTCCAGTGTGCGCTTCGCGGACAGCATGGTGACGATCACGGGCGGCGGCCCGGAGAACCGCATCCTCTCCAACGCCGAGATTCTCTCGAACACCTTCACGCTCAGCGCCGATCTGTTCATCAACGCGGGCAACACCAACAGCGCGATCAAGTTCGGCTTCTTCGCCAGCGCGTCGGCTGCATCCCGCTACCAGGTCACCTACGACGGGCCGAAGAAGCTGTTGAGGCTCGAACGCGTCGAGAACGGCGCCGTGAGCGTCCTGGGATCGCCCGCGAGCGTGAACCTGGGGATGAACACGGGCGGCACCCCACACGCGATCAGCATCGAGGTCGCCGACGACCGGGTGCGGGTCTCGGTCAACGGCAACGATCACCTCGACGTGGCGAATACGGGCGCCGCATCGGCCGCACCAGGACGGATCCTCGTGGCCGCACAGTTCCCGAACCAAGATTTCAGCGTCGACACCCTGCGCGTGGTCACCTCCGAGGCCGAGCACGTCGGCACCTACACGGTCGAGCTCGCCACCAAGACCGATGGAATCACGGATACCAGCCCGAGCGCGGCCGGCGGCACTCTCTCGGCGAATCGTGCATCCGGCGATGCCGGAGACGTCGTGACCCTCTCCCACACGGTGCGGCCCGGTTACGTCTTTGACGGCTACGAGTCGCTGCGCCGGGACACCGGCACAAGCACGGACGGCCTGCTCACCATCACCGACAACCGGTTCACGCTGGACGACAAGACCGGCAGCGTGATCATCATCGCCACCTTCCTGACTGAGGCCGACGATCCGAATGTCGTCTTCAAGGACTACTTCGAGGGCCCCTTGAACGAACACGGCGCCTACACGATCCCCGCACCCGGCGACGTGCGGATTACCGATGGCGAGTTCGAGATCGCCCCGACGCAGGGCCCGTCACACGTCGTGGTCGACAGCACTGCCTGGGCGCAGCCCCTCAACTATCGGATCACGTTCGACGCGCGCAAGGCCAACGGCTCCGCAGGCACCATGCAGGTGGCCTTCCGCGGCGACGGGATCGATGACCGCTACGTCCTCGCACTGAACGGCTCGAAGGCACTGCTGCGCAGGCTCGACGGCGCAGGTGCGAACGTCGAGCTCACGAGCGTCGGCTACAACTTCGATTCCACGATGCGCCGCATCGTCATCGATGTGACGGGGGCAACCGTCTCGGTTTCCGCCAACGGCGCCCCGGTGCTCTCCTATACGAACGGCGATGACGGTGCGCGAGACGCCGCCAACTGGTCGGGTCTCGCCCCGGCGCTGATCCTGAGCAACCTGACGCCCGGCGCCCCCGTGCTGTTCGACAACGTGAAGGTGGCCCGCACCCCGGTTTACATCCGCGCGAGCGTCGAGGCGACGAATGCCGGGGAACCGGATCCAGACCATGAGAGCGGTTCAGTCGTGCTCTCCGCCCACCGCACCGCGGCTGGCGAGACGCTCAGCTGGATGGCCTACCCCAAGGGTGGCTTCGCCTTCGCCGGGATGTCATTCAATGGACAACCGCTCGGTGGGGAACGATTCGTCGTTCCCGAGGGGACAACGGATGACGTGATGCTCGTCGCGGACTTCGTACCGGTGGCCACGACGCCCACACGCTACTTCGTCGACCCGGCGGCGGGCGACGACGCCGGTGCGGGCACCTCGGCAGGGGAGGCCTGGGGCAGCCTCCTGCCGCTCGATCGTGTCCTGAACCCCGGCGACCAGATCCTCCTGAAGCGCGGCAGCGTCTTCGAGGGAACCGCGGCCGCGTTGTCGTTCCGCGGCTCCGGCACAGTGCAGCGGCCCATCGTCATCGGCAGCTACGGAGAGGGAGACCGGCCACAACTGAACGGCGCCGGGCAGGTGGAGAACGTGATCGGGCTCTACAACCAGGAGCACATCTCCATCTCGGGGCTCGAGATCACGAACCTGGACGCACAGTTCGACTCCAGCTTCGGCCTCAACGCCAGCACCAACCGGCAGAAAAACCTCCGCGCGGTCAACGTCTCGGCCCGGGACTTCGGCGTCGTACGCGGCATCAGCCTGACCGACCTCTACATCCATGACGTCAACGGAAACCTCAACTCGAAATGGAACGGCGGGATCTTCTTCGATGTCGGCGCCACCGTCGAGAACGGTGAGTTGCGAGGCGTTCCGACCAAATTCGATGGCGTCCGGATTGAGGGCAACACCCTCGAACGAGTGGACCGCTCTGGAATCAAACTGGTGAGCTCAGCCTGGGCGAACCAGTCGCTCCAGAACGCGCCAGACACCCCGCTGCACTGGTACCCGTCGACCGACGTCGTCGTTCGGGACAATCAGTTCCGATACATGGGCGGTGACGCGATCACGGTGCGTGACACCGACGGCGCGCTCGTCGAGCACAACCTCGTTCGCCACTCGCGGTACCAGAACACCGGCTACAACGCAGGGATCTGGCCGTTCCAGGCCACCAACACGGTGATTCAATACAACGAGGTGTCCAACACCCACGGCGTGCAGGACGGCCAGGGCCTCGACACCGATCACGTCTCGGCCCACACGGTCATGCAATACAACTACTCGCACGACAACGAAGGCGGATTCATGCTTGTCATGAACGGCTTCCCGCACACCGCACCCACTATCCGGTACAACATCAGCCAGGACGACGCGGACAAGACGTTCGAGTTCGCCCGCGGCACCGCGGCAGGGACGATGATCTACAACAACACGATCTACTCCAGCACCACCCTTCAGGGGCCGCGCGGCGGGGTGCTCGACCTCGCGAACTCCGCGGCCGGCACGGGCAACCGGGAGGTGTTCATCTTCAACAACGTCTTCCACTACCCCGCCGGCCAGAAATTCTATGTGGGCGAGGCGGCGACCATGAAGACCAAGGCGAAGCTGTTCAACAACGCCTACTCGGGTGGCATCGCCGTCCCGGACGAGGAAGAGCAGGCCATCACCGCTCAGCTCCAGCTGCCGGGCGTCGGCAGCGCTCCCGCCGACAACCTCGGCTCCTCATCGCCGCTGACCGGCGGCAACGCCGGCGATCACTTCGCCGGATACGCCCCGGGGGCGGACTCGGCCCTGCGCAACGCGGGAGTGTCGATCGAGCAGATTCTCGCGCACTACGGCGGAACCGCCACCGATCGACGGGCCATGGACCCCACGCAGATCCACGAGCAGGCCCTGCGCGGCGAGAGCATCGACTTCGCTGCCGGTCGCAACCTTCCGGAGATCAACGGCGTCCGCTACGACACTGACTTCCTCGGTTCCCCGTTGCCCGAGCCCGCCGCAGCGCGTGCCGCTGGGAGCCCGGACGGTATCACGATTGGTGCGATTCAGTTCCAGGTTGAGGTTCCCGGCACGGATCCTGGCCCCGGCACGGATCCAGGCCCCGGTACAGATCCCGGCACGGACCCTGGCCCCGGCACGGATCCTGGTCCCGGTACAGATCCCGGAACGGACCCTGGCCCCGGCACGGAGCCGGACACAGATCCAGGCACGGGTTCGGGCGAGCCGTCCGAGCCAGGGGTGCCTCCGGCTCTCGAGACGGGCAGCGAGTCGAGCGCGAGCCAGCCGGAGAGCGCACCGACCGGTAGCCCGCTGCCTGCCACGGGCGCGGGGTGGACATGTGCCCTCGCTGCGGTCGGCATCCTGCTGCTCGGGAGCGGCTTGCTGCTGCGCCGGGTTCGGAACTCCGCCTAG